The genomic DNA ATCATATATCATTTCCGGTGGTGAGTCTAACAAAAGTGGTGACGTTGGTTTTGCTCCACTGATGTCATTGTTGTCTAAGACTCCACCAACTATATCTTGGAGCAGTCCGCCACcgttgccgccaccaccaccaccgccgtcaATATTGTTGTCTAACACTCCACCAACTATATCTTGGAGCAGTTCGCCACCGttgccgccaccaccactaccaccggCGTTCATTGGAAGTGAAGCCTCTCTTGAGTTTTCTTCCATCCTGTTTCACATACACAAAGATGCAAACcataaataataaacaaacaaagctctatGTTGTGAAACCCCTATCGCGACTAAATGTAGTGTCGTACTCTCTATTACTGCAAATCTTGATATGAGCTTTCCAATCCGATTGAACCGCATACTTCCTTGGACACATTTCACAGTTCCATATCTTTTCTCCATGTTTCCGACTATAATGCTTCTTAATTGCGTGCAGATTTGCGAGAGCTCGAGAAGGGTCATGATTAGCACCGCTTTTCTCTGGACATATGTACACTTTATTCTTCACCACTTCATTCTTGTTTCTTTGCTTAAGAGTCGATGGCAAGTTGTGTCCTCTTCTATGAAGCTGCAAATTCTGGTCTCTTAGAAAACCCTTATTGCAGATCTCACATACGAAGTGATTCGTAGTGGTTAATGATGTTGGCGATAACTCGATAACCTCAGCTTCTGGATCTGTACATATTTGTCCGGtgtaagtaaaaaaaaaaaccctaaattgTTTATGAAAGTATTTAAATTGAGCAAAGAAGAAGATGGATATTGTTTTACCTGGATTACACTTTCGTTTGccctaggggtgttcaaaaccggatatccgaaaattcggatatccgaatttcggatatccgataaGTTCGGATAGTTCATTTcgctatccgaatccgtatccgaaatttcggatacccgaatttcggatatccgaaaattcggatacggattcggatagtgaaacggatatccaaaaatctaaaaaaatcaaaataccACGACCACCGCGGTTCATCATATATCATTTCCGGTGGTGAGTCTAACAAAAGTGGTGACGTTGGTTTTGCTCCACTGATGTCATTGTTGTCTAAGACTCCACCAACTATATCTTGGAGCAGTCCGCCACCGTTGCCGCCACCACCAACTATATCTTGGAGCAGTCCGCCACcgttgccgccaccaccaccaccgccgtcaATATTGTTGTCTAACACTCCACCAACTATATCTTGGAGCAGTTCGCCACCGttgccgccaccaccactaccaccggCGTTCATTGGAAGTGAAGCCTCTCTTGAGTTTTCTTCCATCCTGTTTCACATACACAAAGATGCAAACcataaataataaacaaacaaagctctatGTTGTGAAAACCCTATCGTGACTAAATGTAGTGTCGTACTCTCTATTACTGCAAATCTCGATATGAGCTTTCCAATCCGATTGAACCGCATACTTCCTTGGACACGTTTCACAGTTCCATATCTTTTCTCCATGTTTCTGACTATAATGCTTCTTAATTGCGTGCAGATTTGCGAGAGCTCGAGAAGGGTCATGATTAGCACAGCTTTTCTCTGGACATATGTACACTTTATTCTTCACCACTTCATTCTTGTTTCTTTGCTTAAGAGTCGATGGCAAGTTGTGTCCTCTTCTATGAAGCTGCAAATTCTGGTCTCTTAGAAAACCCTTATTGCAGATCTCACATACGAAGTGATTCGTAGCGGTTAATGATGTCGGCGATAACTCGATAACCTCAGCTTCTGGATCTGTACATATTTGTCCGGTgtaagtaaaaaaaaaaccctaaattgTTTATGAAAGTATTTAAATTGAGCAAAGAAGAAGATGGATATTGTTTTACCTGGATTACATTTTCGTTTGccctaggggtgttcaaaaccggatatccgaaaattcggatatccgaatttcggatatccgataaGTTCGGATAGTTCATTTcgctatccgaatccgtatccgaaatttcggatacccgaatttcggatatccgaaaattcggatacggattcggatagtgaaacggatatccgaaaatctaaaaaaatcaaacattATCTCTACTTTCAAGATAAAATATTCAAAAAATCAAACATTATTTCCACTTTCAagataaaaattcaaacttgaaGAGCATTCTACTTTTATCATCGGCAGAAGCTCAAGCAACCCAAATACAAAATCAAAAAATGAAAGCTACCTAAATACGAAATCAAAGAAATTAAAAGTACACATGAAAAAAAAACTACTCATTATAATCAAAATATACTAAAGAAAAAGCACAAGAATCCACGAGCATCTTGTATTTTGAGTATTTAGTTTGGCATCTCCAAAAATTAATTAGTGGTGGAATGAAGCACTGTCAAACAGTTCAAACCTCAAGCAGATTGAACGATGATGAAGTCACGAAGAACAGATCAAAGGGTGGAAAAGATAAGATGAAGAAGAGGTTGAAGGTATCAGATCTAGATCTCTAGAGAAAAAGGGTGGAAAAGATAAGATGGAAAGAGGCTAGGGTTTTCACTTGTtggtatatatatttattatctaataattaaaaataatattatttaatatttcggatatcggatatccgaattATCCGAAAATTTTCAATATtgctatccgaatccgaatccgaatccgaatttttggatatccgaaattctGATATCGATATCCAAATTTTCGGATAATTCGGATTCGGAATTTCGGATAGTTCGGTTTCGGTTTCGgatccggatttttttgaacacccctagtttgCCCGAACGGGAagaattagggttagggttggaAGAAGGTGGTGATGAAAACCCAGACATCCTTGAATCTTTAATAAAGGAAAAACAAGTTTAAGCGTTAAGGAAGTGATGAATCAAGTTGTGAGATAGAATGTTCGTATTTGTTTAAGCAAGTGATCAATCAAGTTGTGAGATAGTTGTGAGATAGAATGTTCGTATTTGTTTAAGCAAGTGATCAATCAAGTTGTGAGATAGTTGTGAGATAGAATGCTCGTATTTGTTTGaatcatatatatacacacagcCACGGTTTGCTTGTACAATTTGACATTTTTTTTTGCTAAAAATAAGGGAATTTGGAAATTTGCAATATTAGTGGTTTGCTCAACATGGCGGACACTGGAATCGTAATACTATTTTTTTGGTAAAATAACGGAATTTGGAATTTGTAATATGTTTTATTTCGAATGCGAGTTTGTTAACAAAATCCATACTGGTTACAAGGTGAACCGTTGAAAGTTTTGTATCCTACTTTATTCCGGCTCGAGAAAAATAAATGGTGTGTGGTGGCGGAGAGATTGGGGATGGATGGTCATCATAATGCTATCTCATGGAGTTGGAAAGCTTATCCAAGGTCCACTGATGAAATTCAAGAGCTAGTGGAATTGCATAGGAAGCTCACGACTTATGTGTTGAATGGAGACAAGGATATGTAGCATTGGAACAGTGACTCGGACAATGTTTTTTCCGTCAAAGAGGTTCGAAAGTGGTTAATGTCCCGCGAGCAAGTCGTATTAAACTTT from Helianthus annuus cultivar XRQ/B chromosome 7, HanXRQr2.0-SUNRISE, whole genome shotgun sequence includes the following:
- the LOC118480245 gene encoding zinc finger protein JACKDAW-like; the protein is MLTGHYKGNWIANIIPNRVKSSPSKAPVSSSLKTEQEQGSGRYPEAEVIELSPTSLTATNHFVCEICNKGFLRDQNLQLHRRGHNLPSTLKQRNKNEVVKNKVYICPEKSCANHDPSRALANLHAIKKHYSQKHGEKIWNCETCPRKYAVQSDWKAHIEICSNREYDTTFSHDRVFTT
- the LOC118480406 gene encoding calpain clp-1-like, with amino-acid sequence MEENSREASLPMNAGGSGGGGNGGELLQDIVGGVLDNNIDGGGGGELLQDIVGGVLDNNIDGGGGGGGNGGGLLQDIVGGVLDNNDISGAKPTSPLLLDSPPEMIYDEPRWSWYFD